In the genome of Vanacampus margaritifer isolate UIUO_Vmar chromosome 1, RoL_Vmar_1.0, whole genome shotgun sequence, one region contains:
- the LOC144039231 gene encoding protein-tyrosine kinase 2-beta-like isoform X1, which translates to MVCVPVCVYACEMSGDTSTLSWRSMSPTSQAKTPDMSPTATIGNHSIFPVKIIKVCFLSNSFNLGKNFKLVRCDEGTTVRDVINSVLLGGCVGPGIKHTQCYGLLLKHLKSSEIHWLHPDLTMTELTQRYEQQHLEAEWRYDLRIRCIPSDFLVEFQEDRTTMLYFYQQVRSDYMQKFASKVSDGMALQLGCLEIRRYYKDMNPNGLEKKSNFELLEKDVGLDLFFPKELINSMKPKQLRRMIRQTFQGYGTLNQEQCMVKFFSTLAQCYSYTQERFACQLVHGWRVTIDLVIGAKGISQQTDNTIPVRLATFSQVSSILFSAESHGRALLTVYIEGTKQPLSVSTESMAVAENMANLIDGFCQLECSPPEGSRISRPSKGTHCKQWPKMRKPFKMNACDKFGNVINHFFLTVRLKLPDIPKHSDSTGHNRGSDIYAEIPENTIDLSEKHWISRADVTLGQILGEGFFGEVHDGVYKSQTGETIQVAIKTCKDCSAGVKEKFLSEADLMKNLDHPHIVHLIGVINVDPVWIVMELCEHGELGKYLKEQKYVLTTATLILYCLQICKALSYLEGLKMVHRDIAVRNILVASPDCVKLGDFGLSRYIDDQEYYKASVSRLPIKWMAPESINFRRFTVASDIWMFGVCVWEIFSMGQQPFLWLENGQVITQLESGVRLPKPLLCPPNVYSLLSSCWTYEPYIRPSFSQLVCSLRDILKIEEADTRHCNTPSSPLDYDDTEPPPKPSRVGATCPHVSYMQGTAWETPVWEKEQARVDDTLERQKREMVMDRQWLEQEERQMDPVVRQASNAKLPEKNPSDGSPPTSTVHPDITLSRPTAELDRSDDQVYSGVMAIVKQVVQLKNEVNMLPASEYPNAVKAVGVTLRSLIQHVDDVMPSLHSSVTSEIIGTKKLLNKDLGELINKMRLAQQNSVTTLKQECQRQMLAAAHTLALNSKNLLDAVDQARVRMRQDEDNSGD; encoded by the exons ATGG TGTGTGTACCGgtatgtgtgtatgcatgtgagATGTCAGGAGACACCAGTACTCTGTCTTGGAGGAGCATGTCTCCCACCAGCCAAGCCAAGACCCCAGACATGTCCCCCACAGCAACTATTGGCAATCACAGCATCTTCCCGGTGAAGATTATCAAAGTGTGTTTCCTCAGCAACAGTTTTAACCTCGGCAAGAACTTCAAACTGGTCCGCTGTGACGAAGGAACGACAGTCAGG GATGTCATCAACAGTGTCCTGTTGGGTGGCTGCGTGGGTCCTGGCATAAAACACACCCAATGTTATGGTCTACTCCTCAAACACCTCAAGTCGTCTGAGATACACTGGCTGCACCCGGACCTGACCATGACTGAACTCACCCAGCGTTATGAGCAGCAGCACCTGGAGGCTGAGTGGAG ATATGACTTAAGGATCAGATGTATTCCATCAGATTTCCTAGTAGAATTCCAGGAGGACAGAACCACCATGCTCTACTTTTACCAGCAG GTACGCAGTGACTACATGCAGAAGTTTGCCTCTAAAGTCAGTGATGGGATGGCTCTCCAGCTTGGTTGCTTGGAGATTAG GAGATACTACAAAGACATGAATCCAAATGGACTGGAGAAAAAGTCCAACTTTGAGCTGTTAGA GAAGGATGTGGGACTGGACTTGTTCTTTCCAAAAGAGCTTATCAACAGCATGAAG CCGAAGCAGTTACGCCGCATGATCCGGCAGACTTTTCAAGGCTACGGCACCCTGAACCAGGAGCAGTGCATGGTCAAGTTCTTCAGCACACTGGCTCAGTGTTACAGCTATACACAGGAGAGATTTGCCTGCCAACTGGTG CATGGTTGGCGTGTAACTATAGACCTGGTCATTGGAGCCAAAGGAATCAGTCAGCAAACTGACAATACAATA cccgTCCGCCTAGCCACATTCTCTCAGGTGAGCAGTATCTTGTTCTCTGCAGAGAGTCATGGCCGTGCACTGCTCACTGTATACATAGAGGGAACCAAGCAG CCTCTCTCAGTGAGTACAGAGTCTATGGCTGTTGCAGAAAACATGGCCAACCTAATTGATGGCTTCTGCCAGCTGGAGTGCTCCCCACCTGAGGGCTCGCGCATTAGCAGGCCTAGCAAAGGTACACATTGTAAGCAGTGGCCTAAAATGAGGAAGCCATTTAAAATGAACGCTTGTGACAAGTTTGGTAAcgttattaatcatttttttcttacagtgaGACTAAAACTGCCCGACATTCCAAAACA CAGTGATTCAACTGGACACAATAGAG GTTCAGACATTTATGCTGAGATTCCTGAGAACACAATAGACTTGTCTG AGAAGCATTGGATCTCCCGAGCGGATGTAACTTTAGGTCAGATCCTGGGTGAGGGCTTTTTTGGAGAGGTTCATGATGGTGTGTATAAAAGCCAG ACAGGTGAGACAATCCAAGTAGCCATCAAAACCTGCAAGGACTGCTCAGCAGGCGTGAAGGAAAAGTTTCTCAGTGAAGCTG ACTTGATGAAAAATCTGGACCACCCCCACATTGTGCACCTGATTGGAGTCATTAATGTTGATCCGGTCTGGATTGTCATGGAACTCTGTGAACATGGAGAG CTTGGGAAGTATCTAAAGGAGCAGAAATATGTCCTGACGACAGCAACATTAATCCTATACTGTTTACAAATCTGCAAAGCCTTATCTTACCTGGAGGGCCTCAAGATGGTGCACAG AGATATCGCAGTGAGGAACATTCTTGTGGCATCTCCTGACTGTGTCAAGCTTGGTGACTTTGGTCTCTCTCGCTACATTGATGACCAGGAGTACTATAAAG CATCTGTTTCACGATTGCCAATCAAATGGATGGCGCCAGAATCCATCAACTTCCGTCGGTTCACCGTTGCCAGTGACATCTGGATGTTTG gtgtgtgtgtgtgggagatcTTCTCCATGGGCCAACAACCCTTCCTCTGGCTGGAAAATGGGCAGGTGATCACCCAGCTGGAATCTGGCGTCCGACTTCCCAAACCATTGTTGTGCCCGCCCAATGTCTACTCTCTACTGAGCAGCTGCTGGACCTACGAGCCGTACATCCGTCCCAGCTTCAGTCAGCTCGTCTGCTCCCTGAG GGACATTCTCAAAATAGAGGAGGCAGACACACGACACTGCAACACTCCCAGCTCGCCGCTGGACTATGATGACACTGAGCCTCCCCCAAAG CCTTCTAGAGTCGGCGCCACCTGCCCCCATGTCTCATACATGCAG GGAACAGCCTGGGAGACACCAGTTTGGGAGAAAGAGCAAGCACGAGTTGATGACACTCTTGAAAGGCAAAAAAGGGAGATGGTGATGGATAGACAGTGGCTAGAGCAAGAGGAGCGACAAATG GACCCTGTTGTGAGACAAGCCTCAAACGCCAAG CTTccagaaaaaaatccatctgACG GTTCTCCACCAACTTCCACAGTGCATCCTGACATCACATTG TCTCGTCCCACAGCTGAATTGGACCGATCAGATGATCAGGTTTACTCGGGCGTCATGGCAATTGTCAAACAGGTGGTGCAGTTGAAGAATGAGGTCAACATGCTGCCTGCCTCAGAGTACCCCAACGCTGTCAAA GCAGTTGGCGTCACCTTGCGAAGCCTCATTCAACACGTTGATGATGTCATGCCTTCCCTGCACAGCTCAGTTACAAGCGAG ATCATAGGCACAAAGAAGCTGCTGAACAAGGACTTAGGGGAGTTGATCAATAAAATGAGATTGGCCCAGCAGAACTCAGTGACAACCCTCAAGCAGGAGTGCCAACGACAGATGCTGGCTGCCGCACATACCCTGGCACTCAACTCCAAGAACCTGCTGGATGCGGTGGACCAGGCCCGTGTCAGGATGAGACAGGATGAGGACAACTCAGGGGATTAA
- the LOC144039231 gene encoding protein-tyrosine kinase 2-beta-like isoform X6 codes for MVCVPVCVYACEMSGDTSTLSWRSMSPTSQAKTPDMSPTATIGNHSIFPVKIIKVCFLSNSFNLGKNFKLVRCDEGTTVRDVINSVLLGGCVGPGIKHTQCYGLLLKHLKSSEIHWLHPDLTMTELTQRYEQQHLEAEWRYDLRIRCIPSDFLVEFQEDRTTMLYFYQQVRSDYMQKFASKVSDGMALQLGCLEIRRYYKDMNPNGLEKKSNFELLEKDVGLDLFFPKELINSMKPKQLRRMIRQTFQGYGTLNQEQCMVKFFSTLAQCYSYTQERFACQLVHGWRVTIDLVIGAKGISQQTDNTIPVRLATFSQVSSILFSAESHGRALLTVYIEGTKQPLSVSTESMAVAENMANLIDGFCQLECSPPEGSRISRPSKVRLKLPDIPKHDSTGHNRGSDIYAEIPENTIDLSEKHWISRADVTLGQILGEGFFGEVHDGVYKSQTGETIQVAIKTCKDCSAGVKEKFLSEADLMKNLDHPHIVHLIGVINVDPVWIVMELCEHGELGKYLKEQKYVLTTATLILYCLQICKALSYLEGLKMVHRDIAVRNILVASPDCVKLGDFGLSRYIDDQEYYKASVSRLPIKWMAPESINFRRFTVASDIWMFGVCVWEIFSMGQQPFLWLENGQVITQLESGVRLPKPLLCPPNVYSLLSSCWTYEPYIRPSFSQLVCSLRDILKIEEADTRHCNTPSSPLDYDDTEPPPKPSRVGATCPHVSYMQGTAWETPVWEKEQARVDDTLERQKREMVMDRQWLEQEERQMDPVVRQASNAKLPEKNPSDGSPPTSTVHPDITLSRPTAELDRSDDQVYSGVMAIVKQVVQLKNEVNMLPASEYPNAVKAVGVTLRSLIQHVDDVMPSLHSSVTSEIIGTKKLLNKDLGELINKMRLAQQNSVTTLKQECQRQMLAAAHTLALNSKNLLDAVDQARVRMRQDEDNSGD; via the exons ATGG TGTGTGTACCGgtatgtgtgtatgcatgtgagATGTCAGGAGACACCAGTACTCTGTCTTGGAGGAGCATGTCTCCCACCAGCCAAGCCAAGACCCCAGACATGTCCCCCACAGCAACTATTGGCAATCACAGCATCTTCCCGGTGAAGATTATCAAAGTGTGTTTCCTCAGCAACAGTTTTAACCTCGGCAAGAACTTCAAACTGGTCCGCTGTGACGAAGGAACGACAGTCAGG GATGTCATCAACAGTGTCCTGTTGGGTGGCTGCGTGGGTCCTGGCATAAAACACACCCAATGTTATGGTCTACTCCTCAAACACCTCAAGTCGTCTGAGATACACTGGCTGCACCCGGACCTGACCATGACTGAACTCACCCAGCGTTATGAGCAGCAGCACCTGGAGGCTGAGTGGAG ATATGACTTAAGGATCAGATGTATTCCATCAGATTTCCTAGTAGAATTCCAGGAGGACAGAACCACCATGCTCTACTTTTACCAGCAG GTACGCAGTGACTACATGCAGAAGTTTGCCTCTAAAGTCAGTGATGGGATGGCTCTCCAGCTTGGTTGCTTGGAGATTAG GAGATACTACAAAGACATGAATCCAAATGGACTGGAGAAAAAGTCCAACTTTGAGCTGTTAGA GAAGGATGTGGGACTGGACTTGTTCTTTCCAAAAGAGCTTATCAACAGCATGAAG CCGAAGCAGTTACGCCGCATGATCCGGCAGACTTTTCAAGGCTACGGCACCCTGAACCAGGAGCAGTGCATGGTCAAGTTCTTCAGCACACTGGCTCAGTGTTACAGCTATACACAGGAGAGATTTGCCTGCCAACTGGTG CATGGTTGGCGTGTAACTATAGACCTGGTCATTGGAGCCAAAGGAATCAGTCAGCAAACTGACAATACAATA cccgTCCGCCTAGCCACATTCTCTCAGGTGAGCAGTATCTTGTTCTCTGCAGAGAGTCATGGCCGTGCACTGCTCACTGTATACATAGAGGGAACCAAGCAG CCTCTCTCAGTGAGTACAGAGTCTATGGCTGTTGCAGAAAACATGGCCAACCTAATTGATGGCTTCTGCCAGCTGGAGTGCTCCCCACCTGAGGGCTCGCGCATTAGCAGGCCTAGCAAAG tgaGACTAAAACTGCCCGACATTCCAAAACA TGATTCAACTGGACACAATAGAG GTTCAGACATTTATGCTGAGATTCCTGAGAACACAATAGACTTGTCTG AGAAGCATTGGATCTCCCGAGCGGATGTAACTTTAGGTCAGATCCTGGGTGAGGGCTTTTTTGGAGAGGTTCATGATGGTGTGTATAAAAGCCAG ACAGGTGAGACAATCCAAGTAGCCATCAAAACCTGCAAGGACTGCTCAGCAGGCGTGAAGGAAAAGTTTCTCAGTGAAGCTG ACTTGATGAAAAATCTGGACCACCCCCACATTGTGCACCTGATTGGAGTCATTAATGTTGATCCGGTCTGGATTGTCATGGAACTCTGTGAACATGGAGAG CTTGGGAAGTATCTAAAGGAGCAGAAATATGTCCTGACGACAGCAACATTAATCCTATACTGTTTACAAATCTGCAAAGCCTTATCTTACCTGGAGGGCCTCAAGATGGTGCACAG AGATATCGCAGTGAGGAACATTCTTGTGGCATCTCCTGACTGTGTCAAGCTTGGTGACTTTGGTCTCTCTCGCTACATTGATGACCAGGAGTACTATAAAG CATCTGTTTCACGATTGCCAATCAAATGGATGGCGCCAGAATCCATCAACTTCCGTCGGTTCACCGTTGCCAGTGACATCTGGATGTTTG gtgtgtgtgtgtgggagatcTTCTCCATGGGCCAACAACCCTTCCTCTGGCTGGAAAATGGGCAGGTGATCACCCAGCTGGAATCTGGCGTCCGACTTCCCAAACCATTGTTGTGCCCGCCCAATGTCTACTCTCTACTGAGCAGCTGCTGGACCTACGAGCCGTACATCCGTCCCAGCTTCAGTCAGCTCGTCTGCTCCCTGAG GGACATTCTCAAAATAGAGGAGGCAGACACACGACACTGCAACACTCCCAGCTCGCCGCTGGACTATGATGACACTGAGCCTCCCCCAAAG CCTTCTAGAGTCGGCGCCACCTGCCCCCATGTCTCATACATGCAG GGAACAGCCTGGGAGACACCAGTTTGGGAGAAAGAGCAAGCACGAGTTGATGACACTCTTGAAAGGCAAAAAAGGGAGATGGTGATGGATAGACAGTGGCTAGAGCAAGAGGAGCGACAAATG GACCCTGTTGTGAGACAAGCCTCAAACGCCAAG CTTccagaaaaaaatccatctgACG GTTCTCCACCAACTTCCACAGTGCATCCTGACATCACATTG TCTCGTCCCACAGCTGAATTGGACCGATCAGATGATCAGGTTTACTCGGGCGTCATGGCAATTGTCAAACAGGTGGTGCAGTTGAAGAATGAGGTCAACATGCTGCCTGCCTCAGAGTACCCCAACGCTGTCAAA GCAGTTGGCGTCACCTTGCGAAGCCTCATTCAACACGTTGATGATGTCATGCCTTCCCTGCACAGCTCAGTTACAAGCGAG ATCATAGGCACAAAGAAGCTGCTGAACAAGGACTTAGGGGAGTTGATCAATAAAATGAGATTGGCCCAGCAGAACTCAGTGACAACCCTCAAGCAGGAGTGCCAACGACAGATGCTGGCTGCCGCACATACCCTGGCACTCAACTCCAAGAACCTGCTGGATGCGGTGGACCAGGCCCGTGTCAGGATGAGACAGGATGAGGACAACTCAGGGGATTAA
- the LOC144039231 gene encoding protein-tyrosine kinase 2-beta-like isoform X2 — translation MVCVPVCVYACEMSGDTSTLSWRSMSPTSQAKTPDMSPTATIGNHSIFPVKIIKVCFLSNSFNLGKNFKLVRCDEGTTVRDVINSVLLGGCVGPGIKHTQCYGLLLKHLKSSEIHWLHPDLTMTELTQRYEQQHLEAEWRYDLRIRCIPSDFLVEFQEDRTTMLYFYQQVRSDYMQKFASKVSDGMALQLGCLEIRRYYKDMNPNGLEKKSNFELLEKDVGLDLFFPKELINSMKPKQLRRMIRQTFQGYGTLNQEQCMVKFFSTLAQCYSYTQERFACQLVHGWRVTIDLVIGAKGISQQTDNTIPVRLATFSQVSSILFSAESHGRALLTVYIEGTKQPLSVSTESMAVAENMANLIDGFCQLECSPPEGSRISRPSKGTHCKQWPKMRKPFKMNACDKFGNVINHFFLTVRLKLPDIPKHDSTGHNRGSDIYAEIPENTIDLSEKHWISRADVTLGQILGEGFFGEVHDGVYKSQTGETIQVAIKTCKDCSAGVKEKFLSEADLMKNLDHPHIVHLIGVINVDPVWIVMELCEHGELGKYLKEQKYVLTTATLILYCLQICKALSYLEGLKMVHRDIAVRNILVASPDCVKLGDFGLSRYIDDQEYYKASVSRLPIKWMAPESINFRRFTVASDIWMFGVCVWEIFSMGQQPFLWLENGQVITQLESGVRLPKPLLCPPNVYSLLSSCWTYEPYIRPSFSQLVCSLRDILKIEEADTRHCNTPSSPLDYDDTEPPPKPSRVGATCPHVSYMQGTAWETPVWEKEQARVDDTLERQKREMVMDRQWLEQEERQMDPVVRQASNAKLPEKNPSDGSPPTSTVHPDITLSRPTAELDRSDDQVYSGVMAIVKQVVQLKNEVNMLPASEYPNAVKAVGVTLRSLIQHVDDVMPSLHSSVTSEIIGTKKLLNKDLGELINKMRLAQQNSVTTLKQECQRQMLAAAHTLALNSKNLLDAVDQARVRMRQDEDNSGD, via the exons ATGG TGTGTGTACCGgtatgtgtgtatgcatgtgagATGTCAGGAGACACCAGTACTCTGTCTTGGAGGAGCATGTCTCCCACCAGCCAAGCCAAGACCCCAGACATGTCCCCCACAGCAACTATTGGCAATCACAGCATCTTCCCGGTGAAGATTATCAAAGTGTGTTTCCTCAGCAACAGTTTTAACCTCGGCAAGAACTTCAAACTGGTCCGCTGTGACGAAGGAACGACAGTCAGG GATGTCATCAACAGTGTCCTGTTGGGTGGCTGCGTGGGTCCTGGCATAAAACACACCCAATGTTATGGTCTACTCCTCAAACACCTCAAGTCGTCTGAGATACACTGGCTGCACCCGGACCTGACCATGACTGAACTCACCCAGCGTTATGAGCAGCAGCACCTGGAGGCTGAGTGGAG ATATGACTTAAGGATCAGATGTATTCCATCAGATTTCCTAGTAGAATTCCAGGAGGACAGAACCACCATGCTCTACTTTTACCAGCAG GTACGCAGTGACTACATGCAGAAGTTTGCCTCTAAAGTCAGTGATGGGATGGCTCTCCAGCTTGGTTGCTTGGAGATTAG GAGATACTACAAAGACATGAATCCAAATGGACTGGAGAAAAAGTCCAACTTTGAGCTGTTAGA GAAGGATGTGGGACTGGACTTGTTCTTTCCAAAAGAGCTTATCAACAGCATGAAG CCGAAGCAGTTACGCCGCATGATCCGGCAGACTTTTCAAGGCTACGGCACCCTGAACCAGGAGCAGTGCATGGTCAAGTTCTTCAGCACACTGGCTCAGTGTTACAGCTATACACAGGAGAGATTTGCCTGCCAACTGGTG CATGGTTGGCGTGTAACTATAGACCTGGTCATTGGAGCCAAAGGAATCAGTCAGCAAACTGACAATACAATA cccgTCCGCCTAGCCACATTCTCTCAGGTGAGCAGTATCTTGTTCTCTGCAGAGAGTCATGGCCGTGCACTGCTCACTGTATACATAGAGGGAACCAAGCAG CCTCTCTCAGTGAGTACAGAGTCTATGGCTGTTGCAGAAAACATGGCCAACCTAATTGATGGCTTCTGCCAGCTGGAGTGCTCCCCACCTGAGGGCTCGCGCATTAGCAGGCCTAGCAAAGGTACACATTGTAAGCAGTGGCCTAAAATGAGGAAGCCATTTAAAATGAACGCTTGTGACAAGTTTGGTAAcgttattaatcatttttttcttacagtgaGACTAAAACTGCCCGACATTCCAAAACA TGATTCAACTGGACACAATAGAG GTTCAGACATTTATGCTGAGATTCCTGAGAACACAATAGACTTGTCTG AGAAGCATTGGATCTCCCGAGCGGATGTAACTTTAGGTCAGATCCTGGGTGAGGGCTTTTTTGGAGAGGTTCATGATGGTGTGTATAAAAGCCAG ACAGGTGAGACAATCCAAGTAGCCATCAAAACCTGCAAGGACTGCTCAGCAGGCGTGAAGGAAAAGTTTCTCAGTGAAGCTG ACTTGATGAAAAATCTGGACCACCCCCACATTGTGCACCTGATTGGAGTCATTAATGTTGATCCGGTCTGGATTGTCATGGAACTCTGTGAACATGGAGAG CTTGGGAAGTATCTAAAGGAGCAGAAATATGTCCTGACGACAGCAACATTAATCCTATACTGTTTACAAATCTGCAAAGCCTTATCTTACCTGGAGGGCCTCAAGATGGTGCACAG AGATATCGCAGTGAGGAACATTCTTGTGGCATCTCCTGACTGTGTCAAGCTTGGTGACTTTGGTCTCTCTCGCTACATTGATGACCAGGAGTACTATAAAG CATCTGTTTCACGATTGCCAATCAAATGGATGGCGCCAGAATCCATCAACTTCCGTCGGTTCACCGTTGCCAGTGACATCTGGATGTTTG gtgtgtgtgtgtgggagatcTTCTCCATGGGCCAACAACCCTTCCTCTGGCTGGAAAATGGGCAGGTGATCACCCAGCTGGAATCTGGCGTCCGACTTCCCAAACCATTGTTGTGCCCGCCCAATGTCTACTCTCTACTGAGCAGCTGCTGGACCTACGAGCCGTACATCCGTCCCAGCTTCAGTCAGCTCGTCTGCTCCCTGAG GGACATTCTCAAAATAGAGGAGGCAGACACACGACACTGCAACACTCCCAGCTCGCCGCTGGACTATGATGACACTGAGCCTCCCCCAAAG CCTTCTAGAGTCGGCGCCACCTGCCCCCATGTCTCATACATGCAG GGAACAGCCTGGGAGACACCAGTTTGGGAGAAAGAGCAAGCACGAGTTGATGACACTCTTGAAAGGCAAAAAAGGGAGATGGTGATGGATAGACAGTGGCTAGAGCAAGAGGAGCGACAAATG GACCCTGTTGTGAGACAAGCCTCAAACGCCAAG CTTccagaaaaaaatccatctgACG GTTCTCCACCAACTTCCACAGTGCATCCTGACATCACATTG TCTCGTCCCACAGCTGAATTGGACCGATCAGATGATCAGGTTTACTCGGGCGTCATGGCAATTGTCAAACAGGTGGTGCAGTTGAAGAATGAGGTCAACATGCTGCCTGCCTCAGAGTACCCCAACGCTGTCAAA GCAGTTGGCGTCACCTTGCGAAGCCTCATTCAACACGTTGATGATGTCATGCCTTCCCTGCACAGCTCAGTTACAAGCGAG ATCATAGGCACAAAGAAGCTGCTGAACAAGGACTTAGGGGAGTTGATCAATAAAATGAGATTGGCCCAGCAGAACTCAGTGACAACCCTCAAGCAGGAGTGCCAACGACAGATGCTGGCTGCCGCACATACCCTGGCACTCAACTCCAAGAACCTGCTGGATGCGGTGGACCAGGCCCGTGTCAGGATGAGACAGGATGAGGACAACTCAGGGGATTAA